Genomic window (Gadus macrocephalus chromosome 13, ASM3116895v1):
TGGGTTCATCGGTGTGTTATCATGATGCCCAACTATCACTGAGGCTCGAGGCCTTCACCACAATGACAACATGACCGACATGCCTTCAGAGTGAAGCCAGGTCCAGCCGGACCGGGGACCGGGAGCCGTGATGACGGGACCGGACAACCGTGATGACTGGGTCCGGTTGACCGGTTATAACACTGTCCTGCACACCGAAACAGAGACACCGGGGCACGAATCCAAAGTCACTGATAACCAGAAGACTGGAGAACACCGTCCAGCAGAGACCGCTCACCAGGCTCGACTCGGTCCTGGGTTTCAGATCGATGTCTGACAATGTCTGAAGCGAACATTTCCCTGCACGGGGCTGCACAACATCTCACCCAGCGGGGCTCCACACGGAGCTCCGCCGGGGAGAACTCCACGGTGATAAGGCTAAGTGGATTTCGCCTTCAGATGCACAGCGTTCCTAAAACATACTTTAAAACCTTACCTTCGGAGAGCTCCAGGTCCAGCTCCGCCAAATGGTCCCTGACCTCCTTAGGCAGAGCCGACATATCCACTCCGCGGTCCGCCATCACGGGACGAGGCACCGGGCCGCGGTGTAGAGTTGATACTGAGTAACGGTGATGACACACGGTTTAAATTCCCCGATAGATATTAGAGATCAAGATGCGGAATGTAGTCCATCATCGCGTCTCCCTGACACCGCCATCACTGTGGGAGCGGATCCACTCGGAGGCTCGGTCACGTGACCGGTCCGATGGTGGGTTATGTTGATGGCGGAGTAAAGCGCCTCCCTGGCGGCCCCTGCTGGCCACTCGGTGTTATAACTCCTACCCGGCGCCCCTTTCTGGTCACTCAGTGTAATAACACTCAAATAAGAAGTCATTAAATATAGTGCTGCCTCACGAACAAAGCAGACTCATTCGGCTTTCCTTTTCtaacaacatttattttttttaccagacATATCATCCATTAATTCAGATTATATAAGAGTTAATTTTACCTAGTTTTAGGCCTTATTTGACTCCCTCCATGTGTCTATCTTCTAGTGCCAATCCCTCAGTGGAACACACAATAGACTACACACGTTTATGTGATAGGGGGAACAGAATCAGGGACTACAATCATAAGAAGGGACATCCATACCTCGAGTTGGAGAAAGCAACCTTTTAAAACCAGaccatgtaaaaaaacaacttgacaATGTTAAAATAAGCATGATGCTAACAAGCACAGTTCAAGACTGAAACTCAAAAGGAAGCACCTTCAACGAATGAATGACAAAAGGCAGACAGTTAGAAAACGTGTGAGAGCACCATTGAACAGGACATCAAGCCCATTCTGTGCTCCAATTGCCAATTTAACTCAGGAATGACCATCTTCACATTGTTTTCCTTTGAGCCACTCCATCATTCAGAGAACCACACCACTGGGCTACACACGCTAGTTACACGCAAGAACATCGATACTCAATAGAAAAATATATTGCACTACTTTTTTCTTCAAAGGAAATGCCTGGGTCActtgttttttaatgttatgTTCGTTGATTACCGTGTAAAGGTTATCAACCCACACCATCTCTGTTACGGACAGACTGGAGGCTTCACATCGAGGTCAAAGGCAATCCTGTCAATCAAAGCTTCCAACTGATGAGAGGCGGGGCCAAGCgtcagtaacacacacatacacacacacacgcacgcacgcacacacgcacagtgggTGATACTCTTCATCCTCGTCTTCGCCATGCAGTCCAACAGAAGTCCAGATGAACACGACCCCCTCGCTccagggggggggcggtaaaataaaatgtcaaacaaAAAACTCACAATGAAAGTAAAAATAACTGTACAAGAGGAGAGCGTGATGAAGGCCCTCCCGCTGACCTCGAATGGCTGAACACAGAGGGTCAAACACAGAGCGACGCAGAGCGCGGAGACAGAAGAGGTAGCGTGGGCGGACAGTGGGGCTAGCAGGCGGCGGGCGGGGGTGAGATCACCACCGCCCGCCCCCCTGCAGCCTCAGGACACCGCAGAACACAACCGGAGCTGCGAGGACAAGATGTCACAGCAAAACAAGCGCTAGCGAAGTGTGTGATCACGATGAGTGCGCGGGTTTGGTTTTAAAGTTGCGTTCAAAAGTGCAACAGAAATAAAATAACGTGCTTTTATTGGGAGATTTTTCCCgttctaaaaaaaaacaacaacattcctGACTGCGgttaaacttaaaaaaaaacgaagggGTGTTTCCACACGTCTACTGTACACAGCGCCGCCCTCGCGCTGGGAgccggtcaggggggggggggggggcgccacgCTCCGGTCAGTGATTATCCTCggcctggtggtggggggggggggggggggggggcagagcgtcTGAGTCCGTGGCCTGAGCCAGCGCATGAATCCTGCATCCTGCTGGTCACATGGTCCACGCTCACATCCTGGGGGACGGGCGACGACGGGCGACGGGGGAGGGGGCCGGagcaggagggggcgggggggtgggcggggagCGACACCGGTGGGTCcgtggctccccccccccccccccctctctgccgccaccccccccccccccccccacccaccggtCGAGTGCATGCGGGGCTACCAGCGCCGTCGCATCATCTGGAggcgggctgctgctgctgctgctgctgctgctgcgtcgTCATGACGTCCCCGGCcggctgccccgcccccatgccGGCCAGCACCGACATGGCCACGGCCTCGGCGGCGCGCACGCTCAGCCCGTTGAGGGCGCCGGCCCCGCCcgaggccccgggggggggcccGTGCTGGATGACCGCCGCCGGGGAGCCCAGCAGCTCGGCCGACGGCTCCCGGGAACTCTCCTCCCCGCCTGCGGCTGAACGAGACAACAGTCACCCTTAGAGAGGTGaggggccgcggggggggggggggcgttagaCGGGATGGGATGGCAACGGACGACACACAACCACGAGATGAACGGCGGGGTGTgatgcgtggggggggggcgtggccggaggggggaggggttggttACCTAGGAAGGCGTTCTTCTTCTGCATGGCCGTGACGGGGCAGTCCTTGTGGGCCAGGAGGAGCTGCTTCAGCTGGGTCACCTCGTTCCTCAGCAGGGTCACCTCGTTctgaagggacacacacacgcacacgcacacacacacacacacacacacacacacacacacacacacacacacacacagttagagagagacagacagacagacagacagacagacagacagatacacacacacatatggggagggacccactgggggggggggggggggggtgaggatgggggaggaggaggagggaggaggggggggactcACGGAGAGGGAGACATTCATGTTGGCGAGGTCGTCGGCCTTCTTCTCCAGGGAGCCCACCCACACCTTCCTCTTCTGCCGGCAGCGCGAGGCCGCCGCGCGGTTGCGCTCCAGGAAGCGCTGGCGCCGCTCGTCGGGGTCCACGTCCGACGCccggcgccgccgcccccccgtgGGCTGGGCGGGAGACACCTGGCGGGAAACACACGGGCGGACAGCgtgaccaggggggggggggggcggagctacgtCACATGGGCTGCATTCCATTACCAACACGAGGCCTTCTACTTCACTCCTTCTTTCTGAGACCGGGGCGACTCCATGACTACACAGAGGACGTGATGAGGTCACGACCCTGAGCCGGGGCGGAGTCCTggtgtcaccatgacaacaccgGGGAGGTGATGACCCCCCAAACAGAGCAGAGCAGCCGGCTCGGGGGACCAGCGACGGCCTGGAGTCTCAACCATCAGTCTGCCCACTAGGGCTAGTCTCCCCAGGAGGTGTGTGCCgggacatgtgtgtttgtgtgtgtgtgtgtgtgtgtgtgtgtgtgtgtgtgtgtgtgtgtgtgtgtgtgtgtgtgtgtgtgtgtgtgtgtgtgtgtgtgtgtgtgtgtgtgtgtgtgtgtgtgtgtgtgtgtgtgtgtgtgtgtgtgtgtgtgtgtgtgtgtacctgggggGGCTGAGCAGGTACAGCAGGTGTGTGGGTACGACACTTTGTGTGTGCGGACCTGTGCCTGAGCAGGAGACACCAGGCGTGTGCGTACCTGGGGCAGGCgacaccaggtgtgtgtgggtacctGGGGCAGGCgacaccaggtgtgtgtgggtacctGGGGCAGGCgacaccaggtgtgtgtgcgtacctgggGCAGGCgacaccaggtgtgtgtgcgtacctgggGCAGGCgacaccaggtgtgtgtgggtacctGGGGCTGAGCAGGCGACAGTGCATCAGACTGCTGTATGGGCTGCTGGTTCTGCTCGGGTCTCTGAGGGACCGCGGACCCGCTGGCGCCCCCCCCGCTGGGGCCCCCCCTGGCAGAGCCGTTGTGTACTACCAGGCCCTGCTGGGTGAGGGCCGCCTTCAGACGCTACAGGGGGGCACACATGGACCGAGTCAGAGGGGCCGACCCGGCTCACGTGGGGCCGctggggccggcggggggggtCATGTGACAGGCCCGTCGCCATAGAAACATAACACCCAGAGGCTGCGGCGTCAGGAGCTCTGCTCACCATCTTGGCGTCGGCGTGCATGCTGTACccggacggggaggaggagccgctgctggccccgcccaccgggGGGCCGGGGATCCCGGGAACGTTGGGCACGGCGTTCACCGGCCGGGccagctgtggggggggggggggggtcacacagGGGGAGAAAGGTGAGGCGGGAACGAGAGGCGGAGCTACGAAGGGGCGCGGTGTGAGGCGAAGGGTGGAGGCTCACCGATATGACGGAGGTCATCTGCACCGGGCTGGGCAGCAGGGGCAGCGTCTGGCCGTTAGGGAGGTGCATGACCAGCGGGTACGAGGCCGTCGGGGACCTGGGGAGGAACCGGGGGTCATCAAAATGGCCAATggactgcatatatatatatatatatatatagcgcttttgttgtaaccagcggccactcaaagcgctttatatcacctgacattcacccattcatgcacacatgcaaacaccgACGGCGAGGTCAACCACGCACAGGAGACCTATTATGCTTtatgacttttatgacctataaacgttgttataatgattgatagtcatgtttaaccatacacaaaaaacgatgtcgattttcgggaaactcttcctctcatctgggctcTTTCAGcgttctctgtcaacgctccgtttcgtccttctccgccccctcgcccccctcctgccaacccaactccgttgtgattggttaccttccttggagcgcgcgcgcgggcagatttgaccggGCATATGGGGACGCGGCAGGAGTacgtctacgtagatgatttcccggaaatgtgaacaagtgaatcgcaaacgttgccccgagtgtttagcgctctgcacagccaccccagactgtcagcagggaatacgtcgaaatgcatgtacgtcattatttgacactttagtatggttaaacatgactatcaatcattataacaacgtttataggtcataaaagtcaaaaaagcataataggtcccctttaaggagaCAGctagctcgtcgggagcagttagggcagtggttcccaaccttttttgggCTGTGACCCCATTTTGACATCAAACATTTCTGGCGACCCCagagattattttttttctagaattattttttttaatatgtttgttaTACTGTGAACAAATACAGAGTAGCCAGGATAAGTGCACAAATTGACAATTTTCCAAAGATGTCCGGTGTATATGCAAGGAGGCACATTTTCTGCTGGTAACCTCTCGACAACCACCGTGTCTCTGTGTGAAATAGTAAGTTTTCATATTCAGAGCCCCTGTCGGCGCACAGTGTTGCAAACAGACGTGCGCGCAGAGGATGTGGCTTGATGTAATTCACTATGGTTACGACTTGGTGCAGTATGTCTGCGATGGGCgcaatttagttattttttgagCTTCTTCCTCCCCGCACATCGTTTTCACCATTTCGATACTTTCATTTTCGAGAAAATGAAAGTATAGGAGACAGTTatgtacgatttatttgtatttgttttatttaaatacgttttttttttttttttaccttttttttttttttttatcaattactAGACATTTCAGGCGACTctatgggtgtgttcgaaaccgcgtacttgcttactactcctactaactatgacgtcaaattgagtaagcgagaacttagtaagcgagtttaggtaagcgagtagtatccgaatgtcttctacttccggaaagattttgagtaagcatcgctagcttactagacgtactaaactgccccagaatgcactgcgtctattcaaaagaacagtggaagcaatggcgctaaacggggagccgcagcagcagtgcttttaataattgtttaacaattgttttaacatatcaccgcaaatccttaggttgaaggtgtactgtgacgttaaatgtgacgtttatatatttatttataatgtttattaacggcgcccggtcggtaggttattgacacgtcatttgattcacgtcatttgaggtggttaagtaaggacggtcttctgaacgtcgattactcaaatggattactcaatcattatttaaggattcgagaagtaagccaaatatttagtaggtagtaagcagtaagcaagtaggcggtttcgaacacaccctatTTAAATTCCAGGCGACCCCACATGGGGTCGGGACCCCAAGGTTGAATAACCCTGAGTTAGGGCGAGGTGtcatgctcagggacacccTGACGCTtgtaggaggagccggggatctaaTTAGCAACCTTGTGGTTACCAGCCAATCCGCTCTACCGCCTGAGCCACATGGCGCCCAGGAGACGCACCTCCACAGGAACATCAACAGGACCGAGGAGATGAGCGACACTCACCCCAGCTGTCTGTTAGAGGGCGGGGTCTGCGTGATGACCGACGTGGGGGAGGGGAGCGTGGGGTTCAGTGAGTCGAAGCCCATGTGGAGGGGCAGCGAACCCGGGCGCACGATGGTAGGGGTGGGGGCAGAGCTGGGGGCAGGCTTTGGGGGCTCCATCTCCtgctgaacaaacacacacacacacacacacataggctccATCATCCAGACCTGAGACCCACCATACAAACAGTCCTCCATCATGTGTGTATTGGGTAATAGTGATCATTCTATCATGTGTATTTATTCGGTAATAGTGATCATTCCATCCTGTGTGTATTGGGTAATAGTGATCATTCTATCCTGTGTGTATTGGGTAATAGTAGTGATATACCATGTGTGTATTGGGTAATAGTGATCAATCAATAGTATGTTTATGGGGTAATAGTGATCATTCTACCATGTGTGTATAGGGTAATAGTGATCAATCTATCCTGTGTTTATTGGGTAATAGTGATCTTtctaccatgtgtgtgtgttgagggtaaTATTGATCATTCTATCCTGTGTGCATATATTGGGTAATAGTGATCTTtctaccatgtgtgtgtattgggtaATAAAGATCATTCTATCGTGTGTGCATTGGGTAATAGTGATCATTCTATCACATGTGTATATTGGGTAATAGTGATCTTtctaccatgtgtgtgtattgggtaATAGTCATCATAGTGATCATTCTACCACGTGTGTGTATTGGGTAATAGTGATCATAGTGATCTTtctaccatgtgtgtgtattgggtaATAGTGATCATAGTTATCTCTCTATCCCGTGTTTCAGCTCACCGGGGGTTCCCGGCTGTCGTCTGACATGCTGGAGGTGGAGTCGGGGCTCCCTGGAGGGGACGAGTCCACCTGCAGCGGACCCTGGACTTCACCCTTGACCTCCGACGGTGTCTGCAGTGGGACATTCTGACAGAGGGAGGCGTCGCCGTGGAGACCGTGTTAGTCAGCAAACCTCTGCAGGAGATAGGATGCTAACGCACGTCTCTATGTGTGGCAGTATAAACATCACACGGTGACCAAAGGCTTATTGATGCTGTGATGACGAGTGGATCCCTTATCTGTCACATGTCAGCGGCCATCGAAGGAGATGACCTCCAACTACACACGACAGAAGGCGGAGAAGAAGGTGGAGCAGAAGGGGGAGCAGAAGGGGGAGCAAAAGGTGGAGCAGAAGGTGGAGCAGAAGGTGGAGCAGAAGGGGGAGCAGAAGGGGGAGCAAAAGGGGGAGCAGAAGGGGGAGCAGAAGGTGGAGCAGAAGTAGTACCGTGTTCTTGGTTCTGTGGTCATCGTCCTGTGCTTTACGAAACTCCTGCTCGAAGGAGTGGGCCAGCTCGTTGAACAGCCCCACCTCCTCACAGTTCTTCAGGAAtcgggtgggggttggggtctGGTCTGAGGAGTCACATCTCGTcttaacaacaactcgttttcACATGATGCAACACTGACACATAGCTTGAACCTAACAAAAACGATGTATACATCTGAATTGTATACTTAATTGTATACTAAGGGCATCCATGTTTTATTACAAAGTTTAcaaacagatagatagatagatagatagatagatagatagatagatagatagatagatagatagatagatagatagatagatagatagatagatagatagatagatagatagatagatagatagatagaaaaaaagaaaagagtgaGCAGACACAGTTGGTAAAATGGTAAATGCATTACCTGCGATGATGACCGAGTCCGTCCGTGCAGGACCGAACTTCAGAGTCatttcatg
Coding sequences:
- the atf7b gene encoding cyclic AMP-dependent transcription factor ATF-7b isoform X3; translated protein: MGDDRPFACTAPGCGQRFTNEDHLSVHKHKHEMTLKFGPARTDSVIIADQTPTPTRFLKNCEEVGLFNELAHSFEQEFRKAQDDDHRTKNTNVPLQTPSEVKGEVQGPLQVDSSPPGSPDSTSSMSDDSREPPQEMEPPKPAPSSAPTPTIVRPGSLPLHMGFDSLNPTLPSPTSVITQTPPSNRQLGSPTASYPLVMHLPNGQTLPLLPSPVQMTSVISLARPVNAVPNVPGIPGPPVGGASSGSSSPSGYSMHADAKMVSPAQPTGGRRRRASDVDPDERRQRFLERNRAAASRCRQKRKVWVGSLEKKADDLANMNVSLSNEVTLLRNEVTQLKQLLLAHKDCPVTAMQKKNAFLAAGGEESSREPSAELLGSPAAVIQHGPPPGASGGAGALNGLSVRAAEAVAMSVLAGMGAGQPAGDVMTTQQQQQQQQQPASR
- the atf7b gene encoding cyclic AMP-dependent transcription factor ATF-7b isoform X1, translating into MGDDRPFACTAPGCGQRFTNEDHLSVHKHKHEMTLKFGPARTDSVIIADQTPTPTRFLKNCEEVGLFNELAHSFEQEFRKAQDDDHRTKNTNVPLQTPSEVKGEVQGPLQVDSSPPGSPDSTSSMSDDSREPPQEMEPPKPAPSSAPTPTIVRPGSLPLHMGFDSLNPTLPSPTSVITQTPPSNRQLGSPTASYPLVMHLPNGQTLPLLPSPVQMTSVISLARPVNAVPNVPGIPGPPVGGASSGSSSPSGYSMHADAKMRLKAALTQQGLVVHNGSARGGPSGGGASGSAVPQRPEQNQQPIQQSDALSPAQPQVSPAQPTGGRRRRASDVDPDERRQRFLERNRAAASRCRQKRKVWVGSLEKKADDLANMNVSLSNEVTLLRNEVTQLKQLLLAHKDCPVTAMQKKNAFLAAGGEESSREPSAELLGSPAAVIQHGPPPGASGGAGALNGLSVRAAEAVAMSVLAGMGAGQPAGDVMTTQQQQQQQQQPASR
- the atf7b gene encoding cyclic AMP-dependent transcription factor ATF-7b isoform X2 — encoded protein: MGDDRPFACTAPGCGQRFTNEDHLSVHKHKHEMTLKFGPARTDSVIIADQTPTPTRFLKNCEEVGLFNELAHSFEQEFRKAQDDDHRTKNTNVPLQTPSEVKGEVQGPLQVDSSPPGSPDSTSSMSDDSREPPEMEPPKPAPSSAPTPTIVRPGSLPLHMGFDSLNPTLPSPTSVITQTPPSNRQLGSPTASYPLVMHLPNGQTLPLLPSPVQMTSVISLARPVNAVPNVPGIPGPPVGGASSGSSSPSGYSMHADAKMRLKAALTQQGLVVHNGSARGGPSGGGASGSAVPQRPEQNQQPIQQSDALSPAQPQVSPAQPTGGRRRRASDVDPDERRQRFLERNRAAASRCRQKRKVWVGSLEKKADDLANMNVSLSNEVTLLRNEVTQLKQLLLAHKDCPVTAMQKKNAFLAAGGEESSREPSAELLGSPAAVIQHGPPPGASGGAGALNGLSVRAAEAVAMSVLAGMGAGQPAGDVMTTQQQQQQQQQPASR
- the atf7b gene encoding cyclic AMP-dependent transcription factor ATF-7b isoform X4; the encoded protein is MGDDRPFACTAPGCGQRFTNEDHLSVHKHKHEMTLKFGPARTDSVIIADQTPTPTRFLKNCEEVGLFNELAHSFEQEFRKAQDDDHRTKNTNVPLQTPSEVKGEVQGPLQVDSSPPGSPDSTSSMSDDSREPPQEMEPPKPAPSSAPTPTIVRPGSLPLHMGFDSLNPTLPSPTSVITQTPPSNRQLGSPTASYPLVMHLPNGQTLPLLPSPVQMTSVISLARPVNAVPNVPGIPGPPVGGASSGSSSPSGYSMHADAKMRLKAALTQQGLVVHNGSARGGPSGGGASGSAVPQRPEQNQQPIQQSDALSPAQPQVSPAQPTGGRRRRASDVDPDERRQRFLERNRAAASRCRQKRKVWVGSLEKKADDLANMNVSLSNEVTLLRNEVTQLKQLLLAHKDCPVTAMQKKNAFLG